In Gallaecimonas pentaromativorans, the following are encoded in one genomic region:
- the sfsA gene encoding DNA/RNA nuclease SfsA, whose product MKFQPPLEKALLLKRYKRFLADIDGDRGALTVHCANTGAMTGCGDSGDTIWYRFDPSPKKKLPGSWELTEKDGNLICINTARANALVKEALDNGAIEALSWAETVLPEQDDGHGSRMDFVLEGQGRRLWLEVKSVTLLTDNGVGAFPDAVSSRALKHLDALMAKVAGGEEAALLFTVLHSGINQVRAAAEIDPVYAQRLKDAAKAGVQVLAVKANIEIEGMVIDKSVKVVI is encoded by the coding sequence ATGAAGTTTCAACCGCCCCTGGAAAAAGCCCTTTTATTAAAACGCTACAAACGTTTCTTGGCAGACATCGACGGTGACCGCGGCGCGCTCACCGTCCACTGCGCCAACACTGGCGCCATGACCGGCTGCGGCGACAGCGGCGATACCATCTGGTACCGCTTTGATCCCAGCCCCAAGAAAAAGCTGCCAGGCAGCTGGGAGCTCACCGAAAAAGACGGCAACCTGATTTGCATCAACACCGCCAGGGCCAATGCCCTGGTAAAAGAAGCGCTGGACAATGGCGCCATTGAGGCCCTTAGCTGGGCCGAAACAGTGCTGCCCGAACAAGACGACGGCCACGGCAGCCGGATGGACTTTGTGCTGGAAGGCCAGGGCCGGCGCCTGTGGCTGGAAGTAAAAAGTGTCACACTGCTGACCGATAATGGCGTGGGCGCCTTTCCCGATGCCGTCAGCAGCCGGGCCCTTAAACATCTCGACGCGCTGATGGCCAAGGTGGCCGGCGGTGAAGAAGCTGCACTTTTATTTACGGTGCTGCACAGCGGCATCAACCAAGTGCGGGCGGCAGCGGAGATTGATCCTGTCTATGCTCAAAGGCTTAAGGATGCAGCCAAAGCCGGTGTCCAGGTCCTTGCAGTGAAGGCCAATATCGAAATCGAGGGCATGGTTATTGACAAGTCTGTAAAAGTCGTCATCTAA